The genome window aaGAGGATACTTCTTTTTGCCTAAgtcatagactttatttttacagcagtttcatgtttatagaaaaatttagcAGAAAGTATGAATAGTTCACATACCCCATGCACACTTTCTTCTATTATTAGTTTCTTACATTAGCATAgtacatttgttgcaattatgaccaatactgatatattattattaactcaattttacattagggttccctctttgacttgtacatttctgtgggttttgtcaaatgcataatgttatatattcaccattacagtatcatacagaatagtttcactgccctaccCTAAAAATCATCTGTGCTCCACgtatgtctctctctccctcttggcTCCCCTGAAACCCCCAaaactgctgttttttttttttaattttcttttctcaattacttcaagcatttattatttatttgtgttgggaacattcataATCTTCCCTTCTAGCTAACTGAAAGTATAGAAcagtactatagaacactagatatgattcctcctatctagctgtaatttcaTATCCCTCTCACTGTCTCCCTTCCCCGACTACCCTTTCCAACCTATGGAAACCgccattctactctctaattctaCATCATCagctttcttagcttccacacaTGCatgagaacttgtggtatttttctttctgttcctggcttatttcatttaacatgatgtcctccaagctcatccacattgctccaaatgacaggatttcattcttttttatggatgaatagtattccattgtgtatgtataccacatttttctttgttcatttatctGTTGGTGTACACATAccttgattccatatcttggccattatgaatagtgctgcaataaacatgggagtgcatataTCTATTCTAtacactgatttcctttcctttagataCGTATGTagttagtgggattgctgaatcgtgATAGTTCTAGTTTTAGTGTTTTGAAGaaccttcatattgttttccataatggctgtacaattTGCATCTCTACTGTGTATAGCATTTCCctgtctctgcatcctcaccagcatttgttattttctgcctttttgataacagccagtctaactggggtgagatgaggTCTCATTTTGGTTtggatttgtgtttccctgatgattagtgatgttgtgcattttttcatatacctgttggccatttgtagtcttCTCTTGGTAAATATTATTaagcttatttgtttgttttttgttgttgttgttgttgctgctgcggttgttgttgttgttgttgagttatttcagttcttcatatattctagatattaaccccttggagaatgcatagtttgcaaatattttctccattctgcagattgtttcttcactctgttgattgtttccttttctgtgcagaagccttttagtttgatataataccatttgtctgttttggcttttgttgcctgtgtttttgagtTCCTCTTTATAAAATCTTTACCCAGCCTAATGTCCTAAAGAATTTTCACTATGTTTCTTCTAGAACTTTCATGGTTTTATgtcttacatttaattctttaatctattttgagttaattttttatatatatgtgaaagataagggtccaatttctttttttatttgtagttgtatttcttcttttgttgtaaaCTTGTCATAGACTTTCCTATCAACATTTCATGATATTTTATTGGTAAATATTGAAATGTCtaatatttcaacatttaaaatatgaatcaattttatagtatttgtataaatattgttgcaagtttcttttaaattttattatttttctgccatagaaaaataatttgacattttatGCTTACATctacttttcttctcctttgtgttttttgtcttttgctgctAAGTTTTAGAAAGTCTTGTCAGTGAGAGATTTAAATACTTGtgttgttttctctattttattttttgttactgaCTTACATTTAGTTAATTCATTTGGAATTTAATTTTGAGTAAAGTAAGAGATAAATCATCAActatatagtcttttttttttttctaattctgttctGATGCCTGTTTCCATTTACTTTATATGTGTGACATAAACATATAAGAAAATTTCTCAGTACTTCCAGAGGTTCCCTGCAAGAAGAATATCCCTTGAACTTCATGTACAACATTCCTTTCCCCCGCAGCTCTCTTCCTCTGCTTCAGCTTCAGGCTgcggacaaagaaaaaaatttccagacCTAATTCTTGAGAGATTGCACATTCTAAGTATAAGGATGCAGTTTCAAATCACATTTAATAAGctgaaaagacagagattgctcTGTGAGGACACCAGGGACATCAAAGGCTCTCACTGACAGAGCAAAATCCCGGTGGGACCCAGGTCTCAATATGTCTTTTCACGTAATTCTGCAGGGGCCTGCCACACCTGCTCACCACCAGCCTAGAGATCTGCAAGAGCCCTCTGGGCTGAGTAGAGAAATATTAGGATACATGAAGTGGAGATGGCACCACCAAGCAGGAGAAACCACAGGTAAGACCCTTCTGTGAATCTTCAGGGAAAAGAAGGAGGCATGATGCCTATTACCAGAggataagaaaaatgaatgcaGGTAAcacacttagaacaatgcctgaacATGGACAGCACTCAATAGATGTGACTGTCCTCACCTGTGCTGCAGTAACAACAGGCTTCTGACTTGTTCTTCTCCTTTCACTCTCACTTCTTTCCTATGTACCCTGCCTTTTGCTTCCAGTTACTTTTTGTATTGTAGAAATAGAATCTGTGGTATCAGAAGATACCAATTAGTGAGAATAAAAGACAGACTAAAAAtaagaactgagagaaataatgATCTCAGTGAATAAAAATGAGTACAAAATTAGGAGCAATGAATTTAGAACAAGTGGAACAGATGAGAATGCTGTTATAAAAGTCAAAGGAGAAATTCAGAAGGAGATACTGGATGTCAAAAACTCAAAAGAGATGAAGACTAAGTATTAGCCATTACATTTGCAATGTGGAGTTCATTTCAAGCCTTTGTGAGAATAATATTGGTAGTGAGATTTGGATGAAAAGTCAATTTCAGGATTCTACAAACTGAATGAGAGTgggaaaatagagagaaaaatattaaaatggttGCCTATGAATTAAACCAAATTCAGTCGTGAAGGGGAGCTTAGTTGTGTGGGAGTAACCTGCAGTGTTAGGCTAAGAAAGGTTAATCATGGTACTCACAATCCTTGCCTCAGTTAACCTCAAGAACTCTGAACCTTTATCTGCATAGCATTTGTATCAACTGGAGCAAAGACAGAGATTATTTCAAATGTTTCTGGCTCTCCCTAAGTAAAGATCCTGAATATGAAGCCACATTCATCAGTCATATCCGAGGTAACTAACACCACTCAAGATCCTTTCTACTTTATCCTCACTGGCATCCCCGGATTTGAGGCCTCCCACATCTGGATCTCCATTCCCTTCTGCTGTCTCTACACCATCTCCATTGTGGGCAACGCCACCATCCTCACTGTCATCCGCACAGAGCCCTCCTTCCACCAGCCCATGTACCTGTTTCTCTCCATGCTGGCCCTGACTGACCTGGGTCTTATCCTCACCACCCTGCCCACAGTCATGCAGCTTCTCTGGTTCAACATTCGGGAGATCAGCTTTGAGGCCTGTTTCGCCCAGTTCTTCTTCCTCCATGGATTCTCCTTTATGGAGTCTTCTGTGCTGTTGGCCATGTCCTTcgaccgctatgtggccatctgccgCCCTCTCCATTATGCCTCCATCCTCACCAATGAAGTTATTGGTAGAATTGGGTTTGCCATCATTTGCCGCTGTGTTCTGGCTGTGCTTCCCTCCCTTTTCCTACTCAAGCGCCTGCCCTTCTGCTgctcccaccttctctctcacTCCTACTGCCTCCACCAGGATATGATTCACTTGGTCTGTGCAGACATCCGGGTCAACAGCTGGTATGGATTTGCTCTGGTCTTGCTCATTATTGTAATGGACCCTCTTCTTATTGTGCTCTCCTATACACTCATCCTGAAAAATATCCTGGGCACAGCCACCTGGACTGAGCGGCTCCATGCCCTCAATAACTGTCTGTGTCACATTCTTGCTGTTCTGGTTCTGTATGTCCCCATGGTTGGTGTATCGATGACTCACCGCTTTGCTAAGAATGCTTCTCCACTGGTCCATGTTATCATGTCCAATGTTTACCTGCTGGCACCTCCCGTGATGAACCCCATTATTTACAGTGCGAAGACCAAGCAGATTCGCCAGGGAATCATTCATCTCTTTTCCCCAAAAAATATGCATTCAAGATGAGAGAATCAATTTGTTAAATTACTCAGGAGTAAAAGTAATAGGCTTAAGGGGAGAGTATAGTCAGAATTGGGAAATTAAGaatgtaaaatgaagacaaataataTTGTTAAGGCAGCATGACATGTTTTTGGCTTTTAGCAGAATATACCTGGTTGAGCTCAGCTACCAACAATGAGTCAAAACAAAAGAGATGTGAATCTCAGTTGACAGATTAACAGTAATATATTGTGTATTTTCAGATGACTAGTAGAGAAGAGTTCAAGTGttatcatcacaaagaaatgataaatgcttatggtgatggatatgctaattaatctaatttgatcatcacacagtgtatacatatatcaaaatattactctgtactccataaatacataaaaatataatgtgtcaattaaaaaataaaatcaagaaaacttcTGGCACGTTTTAACAGCTATTCCAATGGCAGCTCACTGACTCGCTCATTGACTGAGTAAAAGTGTGTCTaaactttgttctttattctgGATATTCTTCTCTTGTATGGGCTTGGTTAATGGGGTTTAAAGGAAATCCTTAGTTGTTTCTTCTACCACCCATTCTCATAAGCAGCTCCATTTAGGCATTCAAGTCAACTCTAGCTCCTATATCCTGGATCACTGTGCTGTGTAGGTATGCTCCCTGACTTGCCCTTGCAAAAGAATGGTAAGACAATGACGGAGGACGGATGCAGATCATGTTTCTCAGGCAGTCAGATTTATCAAATGAACATCCAGCATAATTTCAGCAGACCAAGTGAACACATACAAAGAGCCTAAAATTAGGATGGGGTGGTAGGGTCCCCATAGCTACAACAAGGCTCCTACTTTGCTAGAGGTCCATGGTATGAAGAATTCAAACTTCAAATAAGGTAATACTTGTGGGAAGAACTCATTTTTTCTGGTGAGAACAGATTCTTTTCTGTCTTAATGTCCTTAATGCTACTCCACTTCTTAAGGGCAGATTTCCTTTGGAATTATGGATTTTGTACTAGCAAAAGTTCTAGCAGAAGAGCTATGGCCTTAACAATcataaaaaaaacacataatttgTGGAAATTAGATAGCCTGTCTCAGAAATATCAGGTTGAAGGGGCAGCCATAATTTTGGTCACAGCTTCTTATTACTGGACTCATACTGCAGGTGATTGCTATTAAGACCCACTTAGATTTGAATCAAAACAGGCAGGGCTTCAATGAGAGAACAATCAAGCAGGATTAGAGgtgaaaggcagagagaaagggggCAAAGGATGTCTTTCCCCTCCCACATCCTTCTCCCACCCCttactccttttattttttcatcgcAGCCTATATAGCTTAGCATGTTTTTTCAGAGAACCATGAGTCAGCCGGCATAGAGAAACAAATTGCAGAATGAAAGACACATGCAAACTCACAATAGAGGAGCTTAGAACCAGGAAGTCTAAAtgttgaaaaaagtaaaaaaaaaaaaaaaaaaagggcaggaaTACGGGTCAAAGGTGACTTTTCTTTCAGCGGATGATACAGGTTTGGGAATCCCCCAACACAGCATATCGGGCAGATAATTCTTGGTATTATACCAACTTTTTTAAGAGAAGCACATAATACCATAAATAATCTGTTGATTATTTAAATCAATTGATATTATTAAATCAATTGAATTTTATGGTCACTCATAATGAACTACAGACA of Cynocephalus volans isolate mCynVol1 chromosome 4, mCynVol1.pri, whole genome shotgun sequence contains these proteins:
- the LOC134377232 gene encoding olfactory receptor 51Q1-like, which encodes MKPHSSVISEVTNTTQDPFYFILTGIPGFEASHIWISIPFCCLYTISIVGNATILTVIRTEPSFHQPMYLFLSMLALTDLGLILTTLPTVMQLLWFNIREISFEACFAQFFFLHGFSFMESSVLLAMSFDRYVAICRPLHYASILTNEVIGRIGFAIICRCVLAVLPSLFLLKRLPFCCSHLLSHSYCLHQDMIHLVCADIRVNSWYGFALVLLIIVMDPLLIVLSYTLILKNILGTATWTERLHALNNCLCHILAVLVLYVPMVGVSMTHRFAKNASPLVHVIMSNVYLLAPPVMNPIIYSAKTKQIRQGIIHLFSPKNMHSR